One part of the Raphanus sativus cultivar WK10039 chromosome 7, ASM80110v3, whole genome shotgun sequence genome encodes these proteins:
- the LOC108818121 gene encoding uncharacterized protein At1g01500 isoform X1, whose amino-acid sequence MVEPYETRNNNNNGEPYHQGGYNRTSSLSSPLLDLRVFYVRISNFKADDSTTPDVLTITYIPLDPDSLLEINGVRCSRGVSSQLRRDRVDKRSEAVTFISTDSIRLSGSVRFEVCDRDELVLSGTLDMSGSNGFTGKSTKRWRMNCEAEITAGSGFLKEKKHIGCCSEELSSPLPTVEVYVTGCFSGTPIIFTKTLQLGFRKKQQNRVTALDSIPEYDETGEPHKGNSSELDFQVAEYGSYKQGYEGGYGDMYLGREYADVEDGEMSWFNAGVRVGVGIGLGVCVGLGIGVGLLVRTYQSTTRNFRRRLI is encoded by the exons ATGGTGGAGCCTTACGAGACacgcaacaacaacaacaacggtGAACCATATCACCAGGGGGGATACAACAGaacatcatcattatcatcGCCATTGCTGGATTTGAGAGTGTTCTATGTCAGAATCAGCAACTTCAAGGCGGATGATTCCACAACACCTGATGTCCTCACCATCACTTACATCCCTCTTGATCCTGATTCTCTTCTCGAGATCAACGGTGTTCGATGCTCTCGAGGAGTTTCCTCTCAGCTAAGGAGAGACCGTGTTGATAAGAGATCAGAAGCGGTCACCTTTATCAGCACAGACAGTATCAGGTTATCCGGTAGTGTGAGGTTCGAGGTGTGTGACAGAGATGAGCTTGTTTTGTCTGGGACGTTAGACATGTCCGGTAGTAATGGTTTCACAGGGAAGTCTACTAAGCGGTGGAGGATGAACTGTGAAGCTGAGATCACTGCAGGGTCTGGTTTCTTGAAGGAGAAGAAACACATTGGTTGTTGTTCTGAGGAGTTGTCATCTCCGTTGCCAACTGTTGAAGTCTATGTCACTGGTTGCTTCTCAGGAACACCTATCATCTTCACAAAGACGCTTCAGCTCGGTTTCAGGAAGAAGCAGCAGAATAGAGTGACTGCTTTAGATTCAATTCCTGAGTATGATGAAACCGGCGAGCCTCACAAAGGCAACTCGTCTGAGCTTGATTTTCag GTAGCAGAATACGGAAGCTATAAACAAGGTTATGAAGGAGGATATGGAGACATGTATTTGGGAAGAGAGTATGCAGATGTTGAAGATGGCGAAATGTCATGGTTTAATGCTGGTGTGAGGGTTGGTGTTGGGATTGGTCTTGGTGTCTGTGTAGGTCTCGGCATTGGTGTTGGCCTTCTGGTGCGAACCTATCAATCAACCACCAGAAACTTCAGAAGAAGACTCATCTAG
- the LOC108818191 gene encoding S-adenosyl-L-methionine-dependent tRNA 4-demethylwyosine synthase produces the protein MASSSSIHARLALVALLSATTYYCIHKYRRLKRLKTLSLNPSTTTTSTSRGKIFFISQTGTSKSLAERLHKLLESNGVAFDLVDPRSYEPEDLPKETVAIFVASTWEGGKPPKDGEFLVDWLSESAEDFRVGSLLLSGCRFGVFGVGSRAYGEERYNAVAKEMSRRMVGLGGVEMVPVGEGDVDDGELDREFQEWCDGVIRVLKGGSAREITNEVSQNGVVESDGEEYIDSTDEEEEDDSNDIVDLEDIAGKAPSRKNGVVKVAKGDGKKEMVTPVIRASLTKQGYKIIGSHSGVKICRWTKSQLRGRGGCYKHSFYGIESHRCMETTPSLACANKCVFCWRHHTNPVGKSWQWKMDDPKEIVKGALDLHTKMIKQMKGVPGVTPEKLQEGLTPRHCALSLVGEPIMYPEINALVDELHGKRISTFLVTNAQFPEKILMMKPITQLYVSVDAATKESLKAIDRPLFADFWERFIDSLKALQEKQQRTVYRLTLVKGWNTEELEAYFNLFSIGKPDFIEIKGVTYCGTSATSKLTMENVPWHTDVKAFSEALSLKSKGEYEVACEHAHSCCVLLGRTDKFKVDGKWFTWIDYEKFHDLVASGELFTSRDYMAETPSWAVYGAEEGGFDPEQLRYKKERHHHPKPQAVLA, from the exons ATGGCTTCGTCGTCCTCCATTCACGCTCGACTAGCTCTCGTAGCTCTACTCTCGGCGACTACTTATTACTGCATCCACAAATACCGCCGCCTGAAACGCCTCAAAACCCTCTCCTTAAACCCtagcaccaccaccaccagcaccAGCAGAGGGAAgatcttcttcatctcccaAACCGGCACTTCCAAATCCCTAGCCGAACGCCTCCACAAACTCCTGGAATCGAACGGCGTCGCATTCGATCTCGTCGATCCGCGGAGCTACGAGCCGGAGGATCTCCCCAAGGAGACAGTAGCCATCTTCGTCGCGTCGACGTGGGAGGGCGGGAAGCCGCCCAAGGACGGGGAGTTTCTCGTCGACTGGCTGTCGGAGAGCGCGGAGGATTTCCGAGTGGGATCGCTTCTTCTCTCCGGGTGCAGGTTCGGGGTTTTCGGCGTGGGGAGCCGCGCTTACGGCGAGGAGAGGTACAACGCGGTGGCGAAGGAGATGTCGAGGAGGATGGTGGGGCTGGGTGGGGTGGAGATGGTTCCTGTCGGAGAAGGTGACGTGGACGATGGAGAGTTGGATAGAGAGTTTCAGGAGTGGTGTGATGGAGTGATTAGAGTTCTGAAGGGAGGCTCTGCTCGAGAAATAACGAATGAGGTTTCACAAAACGGTGTCGTTGAGAGCGATGGCGAGGAGTATATTGATTCGACGgatgaagaggaggaagatgataGCAATGATATTGTTGATCTTGAAGATATAGCTGGGAAAGCTCCGTCTAGGAAGAATGGTGTGGTGAAAGTTGCGAAAGGTGATGGGAAGAAGGAGATGGTGACTCCTGTGATTAGAGCGAGCTTGACGAAACAG GGGTATAAGATCATTGGTTCGCATAGTGGGGTTAAGATTTGTAGATGGACTAAGTCACAGCTTAGAGGGAGGGGAGGTTGCTACAAGCACTCCTTTTATGGCATTGAGAGTCACAG GTGTATGGAGACAACACCTAGTTTGGCTTGTGCGAACAAATGTGTCTTCTGTTGGAGGCACCACACAAATCCGGTGGGGAAGAGCTGGCAGTGGAAGATGGACGATCCTAAAGAGATTGTGAAAGGTGCTCTTGATCTTCATACAAAGATGATTAAACAGATGAAAGGAGTTCCAG GTGTAACTCCAGAGAAGTTACAAGAAGGTCTAACACCAAGGCATTGTGCGTTATCACTTGTTGGTGAACCAATTATGTATCCAGAGATCAACGCCCTTGTAGACGAGCTACATGGAAAGCGTATTTCCACATTCTTGGTTACTAATGCGCAATTCCCCGAAAAGATTTTGATGATGAAGCCTATCACCCAG TTGTACGTAAGCGTAGATGCTGCCACCAAAGAGAGCTTGAAGGCTATTGATAGGCCTCTCTTTGCGGACTTCTGGGAGCGCTTTATT GACTCCTTGAAAGCTCTCCAGGAGAAACAACAACGAACAGTCTACCGTTTGACACTTGTCAAAGGATGGAACACAGAGGAGCTAGAAGCGTATTTCAACCTATTCAGCATTGGCAAACCTGATTTCATCGAGATCAAGGGGGTCACATATTGTGGAAC ATCTGCAACATCGAAGTTGACAATGGAGAACGTACCATGGCACACGGATGTTAAAGCATTCTCAGAAGCACTGTCTCTGAAGAGCAAAGGAGAGTACGAGGTGGCTTGCGAGCACGCCCATTCTTGCTGTGTTCTTCTAGGGAGAACTGACAAGTTCAAAGTGGATGGAAAGTGGTTCACCTGGATCGACTATGAAAAGTTCCACGATCtg GTGGCTTCTGGAGAACTGTTTACAAGCAGAGACTATATGGCGGAAACACCATCATGGGCAGTTTATGGAGCAGAGGAAGGTGGGTTTGATCCAGAGCAGTTGCGTTACAAGAAGGAAAGGCATCATCACCCTAAACCACAGGCTGTTTTAGCTTAA
- the LOC108816687 gene encoding uncharacterized protein LOC108816687 — translation MAEQRANGLTDGVVQFHNVGSKDGCEAPHKWSSPGGGKKMDVRNQIFCNRSLNMKNIIAVGFDMDYTLAQYKSETFESLAYEGTVRKLVYDLGYPSELLEWTFDWNYMVRGLVLDKKKGNILKMDRHKYVKVAYHGFKELSKEEKVDNYGTSLVRDSFDEPDYALIDTLFSLAEAYLFAQLVDFKDNNPDKFSKDVDYGRMYKDVRSAVDMCHRDGTLKQMVAKEPNKYINEDATIVPLIKMIRDSGRSTFLVTNSLWDYTNIVMNFLCEGRTVNGPHACNFDWLQYFDVVITGSAKPGFFHEESRANLFEVELESGMLINTDNGTPMAQVGDPSPKISLKKSKDKACRVFQGGNVGHLHTLLSIESSSQVLYVGDHIYGDILRSKKVLGWRTMLVVPELEKEVELLWELRYTRKKLILMRKERDSVEDKIHHLNWSLKFEDLKGNDKQEMLSAVKDLVIKRDEVRLSLQEAQRKSHKKFHNVWGQLMKTGYQSSRFAHQVERFACLYTSQVSNLRLYSPDKYYRPSEDLMSHDFHHLPQFD, via the exons ATGGCAGAACAGCGAGCTAATGGTCTTACGGACGGTGTGGTACAGTTTCACAATGTTGGATCAAAGGATGGATGTGAAGCTCCCCATAAGTGGTCATCCCCTGGAGGAGGAAAGAAAATGGACGTGAGAAACCAGATCTTCTGCAATAGATCTTTGAACATGAAGAATATTATTGCCGTTGGCTTTGATATGGATTACACTCTTGCCCAATACAAGTCTGAAACTTTCGAGTCCCTTGCTTATGAAGGCACTGTAAGGAAATTGGTATATGATTTGGGGTATCCAAGCGAG CTGCTGGAATGGACTTTTGACTGGAACTATATGGTTAGGGGATTAGTGCTGGACAAGAAGAAGGGAAATATCCTGAAG ATGGATCGCCATAAGTATGTGAAGGTGGCTTACCATGGGTTTAAGGAGCTCTCTAAGGAAGAGAAAGTTGATAACTACGGAACTAGCCTTGTACGAGACTCTTTTGATGAGCCTGACTACGCTCTCATAGACACCCTCTTTTCTTTGGCTGAAGCCTATCTCTTTGCGCAACTCGTTGACTTCAAAGATAACAACCCCGATAAATTTTCCAAGGACGTTGA TTATGGTCGTATGTACAAAGATGTCCGGTCTGCTGTTGATATGTGCCACCGTGACGGAACTTTGAAGCAGATGGTGGCAAAGGAACCTAATAA GTATATCAACGAGGATGCTACCATTGTACCTCTGATAAAAATGATAAGAGATTCCGGACGCTCTACCTTTTTGGTGACCAATAG TTTGTGGGACTACACAAATATTGTGATGAACTTTCTATGCGAAGGCCGCACTGTAAATGGTCCTCATGCTTGCAACTTTGATTGGCTCCAGTACTTTGATGTTGTGATCACTGGCAG TGCAAAACCTGGTTTCTTCCACGAGGAGAGTCGTGCCAACCTTTTTGAGGTGGAACTTGAGTCCGGGATGCTTATTAATACTGACAATGGAACACCTATGGCTCAG GTGGGAGATCCTTCACCAAAAATTTCACTGAAGAAGAGTAAAGACAAAGCGTGTCGAGTCTTCCAAGGTGGTAATGTTGGTCACCTTCACACTTTGCTCTCCATCGAGTCAAGCTCTCAG GTTCTTTACGTTGGTGATCACATATACGGTGATATCTTGCGCAGCAAAAAAGTTCTTG GCTGGAGAACAATGCTTGTTGTTCCGGAACTTGAAAAGGAGGTTGAACTTCTATGGGAACTGAGGTACACCCGTAAG AAACTAATTTTGATGAGGAAAGAGCGTGATTCAGTCGAAGACAAGATCCATCATCTGAACTGGTCGCTCAA GTTTGAGGATCTTAAAGGGAATGATAAGCAGGAAATGCTATCAGCAGTCAAGGACTTGGTG ATTAAAAGAGATGAAGTACGACTCAGTCTTCAAGAAGCTCAAAGGAAAAGCCACAAAAAG TTTCACAATGTGTGGGGGCAGTTAATGAAAACTGGTTACCAAAGTTCTAGATTCGCTCACCAG GTGGAGAGATTCGCATGCCTATACACTAGCCAAGTGTCTAACTTGCGCTTGTACTCACCTGATAAGTACTACAGGCCAAGTGAAGACCTAATGTCCCATGACTTCCACCACCTTCCCCAATTTGATTGA
- the LOC108818192 gene encoding uncharacterized protein LOC108818192 → MGKRRFQREKEPSVRETVTEASSPLESQTTTRRRRGRPRKNLENPEDFKKEEDEDYEDDEEEEDEQVEIINREKLKKKIRSSTSVEEGQKWKREELAEEEEEKPDTTAKTVAQLSYRRSRRKNTPVKSW, encoded by the coding sequence ATGGGGAAACGAAGGTTTCAGAGAGAAAAAGAACCTTCAGTGAGGGAGACGGTAACAGAAGCGTCATCTCCGTTAGAGTCTCAGACGACGACAAGGAGACGAAGAGGAAGGCCGAGGAAGAATCTTGAGAATCCAGAAGATTTCaagaaggaagaagacgaagattACGAggacgacgaagaagaagaagatgaacaagTTGAGATTATTAACAGAGAgaaactgaagaagaagattagaAGTAGCACTAGCGTCGAAGAAGGGCAGAAGTGGAAACGTGAAGAACTagctgaggaggaggaggagaagccgGATACGACGGCGAAGACGGTTGCACAGCTGTCATATAGACGGTCCAGGAGGAAGAACACACCGGTGAAGAGCTGGTAA
- the LOC108818121 gene encoding uncharacterized protein At1g01500 isoform X2, with the protein MVEPYETRNNNNNGEPYHQGGYNRTSSLSSPLLDLRVFYVRISNFKADDSTTPDVLTITYIPLDPDSLLEINGVRCSRGVSSQLRRDRVDKRSEAVTFISTDSIRLSGSVRFEVCDRDELVLSGTLDMSGSNGFTGKSTKRWRMNCEAEITAGSGFLKEKKHIGCCSEELSSPLPTVEVYVTGCFSGTPIIFTKTLQLGFRKKQQNRVTALDSIPEYDETGEPHKGNSSELDFQNTEAINKVMKEDMETCIWEESMQMLKMAKCHGLMLV; encoded by the exons ATGGTGGAGCCTTACGAGACacgcaacaacaacaacaacggtGAACCATATCACCAGGGGGGATACAACAGaacatcatcattatcatcGCCATTGCTGGATTTGAGAGTGTTCTATGTCAGAATCAGCAACTTCAAGGCGGATGATTCCACAACACCTGATGTCCTCACCATCACTTACATCCCTCTTGATCCTGATTCTCTTCTCGAGATCAACGGTGTTCGATGCTCTCGAGGAGTTTCCTCTCAGCTAAGGAGAGACCGTGTTGATAAGAGATCAGAAGCGGTCACCTTTATCAGCACAGACAGTATCAGGTTATCCGGTAGTGTGAGGTTCGAGGTGTGTGACAGAGATGAGCTTGTTTTGTCTGGGACGTTAGACATGTCCGGTAGTAATGGTTTCACAGGGAAGTCTACTAAGCGGTGGAGGATGAACTGTGAAGCTGAGATCACTGCAGGGTCTGGTTTCTTGAAGGAGAAGAAACACATTGGTTGTTGTTCTGAGGAGTTGTCATCTCCGTTGCCAACTGTTGAAGTCTATGTCACTGGTTGCTTCTCAGGAACACCTATCATCTTCACAAAGACGCTTCAGCTCGGTTTCAGGAAGAAGCAGCAGAATAGAGTGACTGCTTTAGATTCAATTCCTGAGTATGATGAAACCGGCGAGCCTCACAAAGGCAACTCGTCTGAGCTTGATTTTCag AATACGGAAGCTATAAACAAGGTTATGAAGGAGGATATGGAGACATGTATTTGGGAAGAGAGTATGCAGATGTTGAAGATGGCGAAATGTCATGGTTTAATGCTGGTGTGA